A window from Chryseobacterium vaccae encodes these proteins:
- a CDS encoding PhoH family protein codes for MFELTYDLEDVDVKIFYGVNNQYFNLIKSSFPTLKITGRDHFIFAMGNQEALDILKQKLNDIVKFISKHNSIELKDVENILNIKDENEKQLIFDQDIIVKGVNGKIIKAKTTNLKKLVKETEKKDMVFAIGPAGTGKTYTSVALAARALRDKEVKRIILTRPAVEAGESLGFLPGDLKEKLDPYLQPLYDALRDMIPHEKLEGFMEKKVIEVAPLAFMRGRTLDDAFVILDEAQNTTHAQMKMFLTRMGMNAKFIITGDPSQIDLPKNQQSGLKEAMRILKDVKEIGFVHLTEEDVVRHPVVRKIILAYNDEEKRLRD; via the coding sequence ATGTTTGAATTAACCTATGATCTGGAAGATGTTGATGTAAAGATCTTCTATGGTGTTAATAACCAATATTTCAATTTAATAAAATCAAGCTTTCCGACCCTTAAAATTACAGGAAGAGACCATTTTATCTTTGCGATGGGGAATCAGGAAGCTTTAGACATACTTAAACAGAAGCTGAATGATATTGTTAAATTTATTTCCAAACATAATTCCATCGAACTAAAGGATGTTGAAAATATTCTGAATATCAAAGACGAAAATGAAAAACAGCTGATTTTTGACCAGGATATCATTGTAAAGGGGGTAAATGGTAAGATTATTAAGGCGAAAACAACCAATCTTAAGAAACTCGTTAAAGAAACAGAGAAGAAGGATATGGTTTTTGCCATTGGACCCGCCGGAACCGGAAAAACATACACCAGTGTAGCATTGGCTGCAAGGGCTTTGAGAGATAAAGAGGTGAAAAGAATTATCCTGACCAGACCCGCGGTAGAAGCAGGGGAGAGCCTTGGATTTTTACCGGGAGACCTTAAAGAAAAGCTGGATCCGTATTTACAGCCATTATACGATGCACTTCGGGATATGATTCCGCATGAGAAACTTGAAGGGTTTATGGAGAAAAAAGTAATTGAAGTGGCACCGCTTGCTTTCATGAGAGGAAGGACACTGGATGATGCATTTGTAATCCTTGACGAAGCCCAGAATACCACCCATGCCCAGATGAAAATGTTTCTTACGAGAATGGGGATGAATGCTAAGTTTATCATTACCGGAGATCCCAGCCAGATTGACCTTCCGAAAAACCAGCAGTCTGGATTGAAAGAGGCGATGAGAATCTTGAAAGATGTTAAGGAAATAGGCTTTGTACACCTTACCGAAGAGGACGTAGTAAGACATCCTGTGGTGAGAAAGATTATCCTGGCCTATAATGATGAAGAAAAAAGACTGAGAGATTAA
- a CDS encoding SAM hydrolase/SAM-dependent halogenase family protein — translation MSIITLTSDFGNLDYRVAAVKGKILSLNPEVNIIDITHDIQAFNLIQTSYIVRNAYKYFPKGTIHILSVDSFYNRSRKNILYKADGSYFLAADNGLLSLIFFDIKPEAIYEITLNSRFDDIVDFTSTDVFVPAAVHLAGGGLPEVIGRKIDTAKQLLFPKPVYNESEKMIIGEVTYIDNFGNIISNISKDLFETISKGHESFMIKFRNLTLSRVFSSHTEVVSDWDRETEFHGQSAAIFNDSQLLELTIYKGSKKNGAKSLFGLNVGENIYIEFF, via the coding sequence ATGTCAATTATTACCCTTACTTCGGATTTCGGAAACTTAGATTACAGAGTTGCTGCTGTGAAAGGCAAAATTCTGTCTCTAAACCCTGAGGTTAATATTATTGATATAACCCACGATATCCAGGCATTCAACCTTATACAAACCTCTTATATTGTTCGGAATGCTTATAAATATTTCCCTAAAGGAACCATTCATATCCTTTCTGTAGACAGTTTTTATAACAGATCAAGGAAAAACATTCTCTATAAAGCGGACGGCTCTTATTTTCTGGCCGCAGACAATGGGCTTTTAAGTCTTATTTTTTTTGATATAAAACCGGAAGCCATCTATGAGATTACACTGAACAGCCGTTTTGATGACATAGTAGACTTCACCTCTACCGATGTTTTCGTTCCTGCAGCAGTGCATTTAGCCGGCGGCGGACTTCCAGAGGTTATTGGAAGAAAAATAGACACTGCCAAACAGCTTCTTTTCCCTAAACCGGTTTATAACGAGTCGGAAAAGATGATTATTGGTGAGGTAACCTATATTGATAATTTCGGAAATATAATCTCGAATATCAGCAAAGATCTTTTTGAAACCATAAGCAAAGGACATGAAAGTTTTATGATCAAATTCAGGAATTTAACGCTTTCAAGAGTCTTTTCCAGCCACACAGAAGTGGTCTCAGACTGGGACAGGGAAACGGAATTTCACGGCCAGTCGGCAGCGATCTTCAATGACAGCCAGCTGTTGGAACTTACGATCTATAAAGGAAGCAAGAAAAACGGCGCGAAAAGCCTATTTGGACTGAATGTAGGAGAGAATATCTATATTGAATTTTTCTAA
- a CDS encoding dihydrolipoamide acetyltransferase family protein, with amino-acid sequence MAEYKLLLPSMGEGVMEATIITWLFNEGDNVKEDDSVVEIATDKVDSDVPTPVSGKIVKILKQKDEVAKVGEAIAILEIEGEGGNTASEEVKTETPAAAPDANTLKTIEEPLKAAASNVEFSGDLYLSPLVKSIAQQENISEAELKTIKGSGLEGRITKEDILAYVANRGSQPQQAAPVQQTVSAPAPVSAPAATITAAAGDEIIPMDRMRKIIAENMVKAKQIAPHVTSFIETDVTNVVKWRNKNKSLFEKREGEKLTFMPIFVKAVVKAIQDFPMINVSISGENIIKKKNINIGMATALPDGNLIVPVIKNADQLSLSGLAKAINDLAYRARNKKLRPEDTQGATYTISNVGSFGNLMGTPIIPQPQVAILAIGAIVKKPAVLETADGDVIAIRNLMFMSHSYDHRVVDGSLGGMMLKHVHDYLENWDLNTEI; translated from the coding sequence ATGGCAGAATACAAATTATTGCTTCCGTCAATGGGAGAAGGGGTTATGGAAGCGACGATTATCACTTGGTTATTCAATGAAGGTGATAATGTAAAAGAGGATGACTCCGTAGTAGAAATTGCAACAGATAAGGTAGATTCAGACGTTCCGACACCAGTTTCGGGGAAAATTGTAAAAATCTTAAAGCAAAAAGACGAAGTTGCAAAAGTTGGTGAAGCCATTGCTATTTTAGAAATTGAAGGTGAAGGCGGAAATACAGCTTCAGAAGAAGTAAAAACTGAAACTCCTGCAGCAGCTCCTGATGCCAATACTTTAAAAACCATTGAAGAACCATTAAAAGCAGCTGCTTCAAACGTAGAATTTTCTGGAGACCTTTATCTTTCTCCACTGGTAAAGTCTATCGCACAGCAGGAAAACATTTCTGAAGCAGAACTGAAAACCATCAAAGGAAGTGGTTTAGAAGGAAGAATTACCAAAGAAGATATACTGGCTTATGTAGCCAATAGAGGAAGCCAGCCACAACAGGCTGCACCGGTTCAGCAGACGGTTTCTGCTCCGGCTCCTGTTTCAGCACCAGCTGCAACGATTACTGCGGCTGCGGGTGATGAGATCATTCCAATGGACAGAATGAGAAAGATCATCGCTGAAAACATGGTAAAAGCAAAACAAATTGCTCCGCACGTTACTTCTTTCATTGAAACAGATGTAACCAACGTGGTGAAATGGAGAAATAAAAACAAATCTCTTTTCGAAAAACGTGAAGGTGAAAAACTGACTTTCATGCCGATTTTCGTGAAAGCTGTAGTGAAAGCTATTCAGGATTTCCCAATGATCAATGTTTCCATAAGCGGTGAAAATATCATCAAAAAGAAAAACATCAATATCGGTATGGCTACTGCCCTTCCGGATGGAAACCTTATCGTTCCTGTGATCAAGAATGCTGATCAGCTTTCTCTTTCAGGTCTTGCAAAAGCAATTAACGATTTAGCTTACAGAGCTAGAAACAAGAAATTAAGACCAGAAGATACGCAGGGAGCAACTTATACCATATCCAACGTAGGAAGCTTCGGAAACCTAATGGGAACTCCAATTATTCCTCAGCCTCAGGTTGCTATTTTAGCCATTGGTGCGATCGTTAAGAAGCCTGCAGTTCTTGAAACCGCAGACGGGGATGTAATTGCAATCAGAAACTTAATGTTCATGTCTCATTCTTATGATCACAGAGTAGTAGACGGCTCTCTTGGAGGAATGATGCTGAAGCACGTTCACGATTATCTTGAAAACTGGGATCTTAATACTGAAATCTAA
- a CDS encoding chloride channel protein: protein MLKIFVLLRRSLKKSFDNIRNEQLKYNLLQAIPFWIGSVITGFFAVMYAQIFAWGEHLLNFILDWHAWMIFIIAPIGFVLSWWLVKEFAPNAKGSGIPQVMAAVELANPKEHKKIRSLLSIKIIVFKILSSVILVIGGGAVGREGPTIQIAGSVFRKVNEYLPEWWPKISKKNMIMTGAAAGLAAAFNTPLGGIVFAVEELSKTHINYFKTALFTAVIIAGLTAQTLAGSYLYLGYPKTNDVSLMVMFPIILVAGTAGILASQLSVSMLKMNDWKKRKLTTDKSNVIFLVICALFIASIAYFINREILGSGKEIMERVLFTKDKHEDWYVPILRMLGPALSFTSGGAGGIFAPALTAGASIGSVISGAIHLPPNETNVVILAGMVAFLTGITRAPFTSAIIVLEMTDRHSLIFHLMLAGMVSSIASILVSRHSLYDVIKMNFLTEIRSQKDQP from the coding sequence ATGCTGAAAATTTTTGTTCTGCTTCGCAGGAGCCTTAAAAAATCCTTTGACAATATCCGGAATGAACAGCTTAAGTACAACCTGCTTCAAGCCATTCCCTTTTGGATAGGGTCGGTAATTACAGGTTTTTTTGCAGTGATGTATGCCCAGATATTTGCGTGGGGAGAACATCTTTTAAACTTCATTCTCGACTGGCACGCGTGGATGATTTTCATTATTGCTCCCATTGGTTTTGTTCTTTCATGGTGGCTGGTGAAAGAGTTTGCTCCCAATGCCAAAGGAAGCGGTATTCCACAGGTAATGGCTGCTGTGGAACTGGCCAATCCTAAAGAACATAAAAAGATCAGAAGTCTTTTAAGCATTAAAATCATTGTTTTCAAGATCCTTTCATCGGTGATCCTGGTTATCGGAGGCGGAGCTGTAGGACGTGAAGGTCCCACTATTCAGATTGCAGGCTCGGTATTCAGGAAAGTCAATGAATATCTTCCGGAATGGTGGCCAAAAATTTCCAAGAAAAATATGATTATGACCGGTGCTGCTGCGGGTCTTGCGGCTGCCTTCAATACGCCTCTTGGAGGAATTGTGTTTGCTGTGGAAGAACTCTCAAAAACACATATCAACTACTTTAAAACCGCCTTGTTTACTGCGGTCATCATAGCTGGATTAACTGCTCAGACTTTAGCTGGGTCTTATTTATACCTCGGCTATCCGAAGACCAATGATGTTTCTCTGATGGTAATGTTTCCGATCATTCTTGTGGCGGGAACAGCCGGAATCCTGGCCAGCCAACTCTCTGTGAGTATGCTGAAAATGAATGACTGGAAAAAAAGAAAACTTACTACAGATAAATCCAATGTGATCTTTTTAGTGATCTGTGCCCTGTTTATCGCTTCTATCGCCTATTTTATCAACAGGGAAATCCTGGGTTCCGGAAAAGAAATCATGGAACGGGTACTTTTCACGAAAGATAAGCATGAAGATTGGTATGTTCCCATCCTGAGGATGCTGGGGCCTGCCCTTTCCTTTACATCCGGCGGAGCAGGCGGAATTTTTGCACCGGCACTTACAGCAGGAGCCAGTATAGGATCTGTTATTTCAGGGGCTATTCATTTACCCCCCAATGAAACCAATGTTGTTATTCTTGCCGGAATGGTTGCTTTTCTTACCGGAATTACCCGTGCTCCCTTCACTTCTGCCATCATTGTGCTGGAAATGACAGACAGACATTCGCTTATTTTTCACCTGATGCTCGCAGGAATGGTTTCTTCCATTGCTTCAATTCTGGTGAGCAGACATTCACTGTATGATGTGATCAAGATGAACTTTTTAACGGAAATCAGAAGCCAGAAGGATCAACCCTGA
- the rpsF gene encoding 30S ribosomal protein S6, translated as MNNYETVFILTPVLSDAQVEEAVKKFEDLLKEKNCEIVAKENWGLKKLAYPIQLKKNGFYTLIEFKGEGTVVADLELAFKRDERVIRYLTTKLDKHAVEYAVTRRTKVKAAKA; from the coding sequence ATGAACAATTACGAAACTGTTTTCATTTTAACTCCCGTTCTATCTGACGCACAGGTGGAGGAAGCAGTGAAAAAATTTGAAGATCTTTTAAAAGAAAAGAACTGCGAAATCGTTGCTAAAGAAAACTGGGGATTAAAAAAATTAGCTTATCCAATTCAATTAAAAAAGAACGGATTCTACACTTTAATCGAGTTTAAAGGTGAAGGTACTGTAGTTGCTGATCTAGAATTAGCTTTCAAACGTGACGAAAGAGTAATTCGTTACTTAACTACAAAACTTGACAAACACGCTGTTGAGTACGCTGTAACTAGAAGAACTAAAGTAAAAGCAGCTAAAGCTTAA
- the rpsR gene encoding 30S ribosomal protein S18, translating into MAIDEMAKQASAGGESEVKFLTPLDINTKSEKKYCRFKKFGIKHVDYKDADFLLQFVNEQGKILPRRYTGTSLKYQRKVSAAIKRARHLALMPYVADLLK; encoded by the coding sequence ATGGCAATAGATGAAATGGCTAAACAAGCCTCAGCTGGAGGAGAATCAGAAGTAAAATTCTTAACTCCGCTTGATATCAACACTAAATCTGAAAAGAAATACTGTAGATTCAAAAAATTCGGAATTAAGCACGTAGATTACAAAGATGCTGACTTCTTACTACAGTTTGTAAACGAGCAGGGTAAAATTTTACCAAGAAGATATACTGGAACTTCTCTAAAATATCAAAGAAAAGTTTCTGCTGCTATCAAAAGAGCAAGACACCTTGCTTTAATGCCGTACGTAGCTGACTTATTAAAATAA